A genomic window from Quercus lobata isolate SW786 chromosome 10, ValleyOak3.0 Primary Assembly, whole genome shotgun sequence includes:
- the LOC115966049 gene encoding thaumatin-like protein, with product MEAMLRSFIALMLFTLMLSHIPAEVSATTMTLYNKCTHPVWPGIQPGAGKPILARGGFKLQPNKAYSLHLPALWSGRLWGRHGCTFDASGRGLCATGDCGGSLFCNGLGGAPPATLAEITLGSEQDFYDVSLVDGYNLAISITPIKGSGKCSYAGCVSDLNMMCPVGLQVRSHDNRRVVACKSACFAFNSPRYCCTGSFGSPQACKPTAYSRIFKAACPKAYSYAYDDPTSISTCTGGNYLVTFCPHHR from the exons ATGGAGGCAATGCTGAGATCTTTCATAGCTCTTATGCTCTTTACTCTCATGCTTTCCCACATTCCAG CTGAGGTCTCGGCCACAACCATGACCCTTTACAACAAGTGCACACATCCAGTTTGGCCAGGCATCCAACCAGGCGCAGGCAAGCCCATCTTAGCCCGTGGTGGCTTcaagctccaaccaaacaaGGCCTACTCTCTCCACCTCCCTGCTCTCTGGTCCGGCCGCTTATGGGGCCGCCATGGCTGCACCTTTGACGCATCTGGCCGCGGCCTCTGCGCCACTGGTGATTGTGGTGGTTCACTCTTCTGCAACGGTCTAGGTGGAGCCCCACCAGCCACACTAGCAGAAATAACTCTTGGAAGCGAGCAAGATTTCTATGATGTAAGCCTTGTTGATGGTTACAACTTGGCCATTTCTATCACACCCATCAAAGGATCAGGCAAATGCAGCTACGCTGGGTGTGTTAGCGACCTCAACATGATGTGCCCAGTTGGGCTTCAAGTTCGGTCCCATGATAATAGAAGAGTTGTGGCTTGTAAAAGTGCTTGCTTTGCGTTTAACTCTCCGAGGTATTGTTGTACTGGGAGCTTTGGAAGTCCTCAGGCTTGTAAACCCACAGCATACTCTAGGATTTTCAAGGCGGCTTGTCCTAAGGCTTACTCTTATGCTTATGATGATCCTACTAGCATTTCTACTTGCACTGGTGGCAACTATTTGGTCACATTCTGCCCTCACCATCGTTGA
- the LOC115962693 gene encoding probable calcium-binding protein CML27, protein MATNSAPLNSSSTQNKPSPSPSPSPSSLSIQSKEEVEKVFNRFDTNGDGKISVTELGAVFSSLGSSFSDEDELRRIMDELDSDHDGFISLTEFAAFCSSSSAEDGGLSELRDAFKLYDQDQNGLISASELHLVLNRLGMNCSVEDCHRMIRSVDSDGDGNVNFEEFQKMMTTANANNSNASPL, encoded by the coding sequence ATGGCAACCAATTCAGCCCCATTGAACTCTTCATCAACCCAAAACaaaccatcaccatcaccatcaccatcaccatcatccCTCTCTATCCAGAGCAAGGAAGAAGTCGAGAAAGTCTTCAACCGCTTCGACACCAACGGCGACGGCAAGATCTCCGTAACGGAGCTCGGCGCCGTCTTCAGCTCCCTCGGCTCCTCCTTCTCCGACGAAGACGAGCTCCGCCGCATCATGGACGAGCTCGACTCCGACCACGACGGCTTCATTTCCCTGACCGAGTTCGCCGCCTTCTGCAGCTCCAGCTCCGCAGAAGACGGCGGACTCTCCGAGCTCCGCGACGCGTTCAAGCTCTACGATCAGGACCAGAACGGCCTCATCTCCGCCTCCGAGCTCCACCTTGTCCTCAACCGTTTGGGCATGAATTGCTCCGTCGAAGATTGCCACCGGATGATCCGATCCGTCGATTCTGATGGCGATGGAAATGTCAACTTCGAGGAGTTCCAGAAGATGATGACCACCGCCAACGCCAATAACAGCAACGCCTCACCGCTCTag